From a region of the Lycium ferocissimum isolate CSIRO_LF1 unplaced genomic scaffold, AGI_CSIRO_Lferr_CH_V1 ctg2041, whole genome shotgun sequence genome:
- the LOC132043045 gene encoding protein SRC2 homolog: MEWRPFDITVLSSNDIKNVNLYYPMDVYVEVSIFGYAKNKKKTFVDKKGGTSPRWNYPMKFTLDEPSLTKPDLSLFFRLRSNRFFGDKDIGIVTIPIQELFTDSGSNDDGSVERVVEYQVFTAGTRKPKGTLKFTYKFGKKFAHSHQHINGYHTLPAGTTQHQHVIGYPPTHLPPVWCGTSSTGMTYHQHQYSPPGYGGYPAAMPPARYPPAGYNDQYHQPPLGYGYNPQMQQQVQQQPNNNKGNKFGVMGVGLGMGAGLVGGALVGHAVSDAMD; the protein is encoded by the coding sequence ATGGAATGGCGTCCGTTTGATATCACGGTGCTCTCTTCAAACGACATTAAAAATGTCAATCTTTATTACCCTATGGATGTCTATGTAGAAGTATCCATTTTTGGCTatgccaaaaacaaaaaaaagacattTGTGGACAAAAAAGGTGGCACTAGCCCCAGGTGGAATTACCCCATGAAATTTACCTTGGATGAGCCTTCACTCACTAAGCCTGATCTTTCCCTCTTTTTTCGCCTTAGATCAAATCGCTTCTTTGGAGATAAGGATATTGGCATTGTTACTATTCCAATCCAAGAACTCTTTACAGATTCCGGTTCCAACGACGATGGTAGTGTTGAGAGAGTTGTGGAGTATCAAGTCTTCACAGCTGGGACAAGGAAACCTAAAGGTACACTAAAGTTTACCTACAAGTTTGGAAAGAAATTTGCTCATTCCCACCAACATATCAATGGGTATCATACATTGCCAGCTGGCACGACTCAACACCAACATGTTATTGGCTATCCACCAACTCATTTGCCACCAGTTTGGTGTGGTACGTCATCTACTGGGATGACGtaccaccaacatcaatattctcCTCCTGGATATGGTGGATACCCAGCTGCAATGCCACCAGCTAGGTATCCACCTGCTGGAtataatgatcaatatcatcaaCCTCCACTAGGATATGGATATAATCCTCAAATGCAGCAAcaagtacaacaacaaccaaataataataagggtaaTAAGTTTGGAGTGATGGGAGTAGGATTGGGTATGGGTGCAGGGCTAGTTGGTGGTGCATTGGTCGGACATGCGGTTTCAGATGCAATGGACTAA